One segment of Polaribacter huanghezhanensis DNA contains the following:
- a CDS encoding RNA polymerase sigma factor — protein sequence MVDEIHFIERLRNVQTKEKAFRELVATYKERLYWHIRKIVISHDDADDVLQNTFIKIFRGIDNFKLESQLFSWMYRIATNESISFINKRAKEKNVDISDYQHSLTSNLDSDLHFDGNQIQLILQKAIKKLPTKQQLVFNMKYFDELKYKEISEILETSEGALKASYFHAVKKIEDYIKNNAH from the coding sequence TTGGTAGACGAAATACACTTTATAGAACGGTTACGAAATGTTCAAACTAAAGAAAAAGCCTTTAGAGAGTTAGTTGCTACTTATAAAGAACGCTTGTATTGGCATATTCGTAAAATTGTTATTTCTCATGATGATGCAGATGACGTATTGCAAAATACTTTTATCAAAATTTTTAGAGGCATCGATAATTTTAAACTAGAAAGTCAACTTTTTTCTTGGATGTACAGAATCGCAACAAACGAATCTATTAGTTTTATCAATAAAAGAGCAAAAGAAAAAAATGTTGATATTTCTGATTATCAACATAGCTTAACATCTAATTTAGATAGCGATCTTCATTTTGATGGAAATCAGATTCAACTCATATTACAAAAAGCAATCAAAAAATTACCAACAAAACAGCAATTGGTTTTTAATATGAAGTATTTTGATGAATTAAAATACAAAGAAATATCAGAAATATTAGAAACATCGGAAGGCGCTTTAAAAGCATCTTATTTTCACGCAGTAAAAAAAATTGAAGATTATATAAAAAATAATGCACATTAA
- a CDS encoding sensor of ECF-type sigma factor, producing the protein MNKKTYIFTLIFSLLISMQLFSQERGSNQKIKALKVSYITEKLVLTPAEAAKFWPVYNKFEKERYQLYHVERAKMKKKIEVLGGIDKLTEKQAEAFTKDMLALEKLDYDTNVRYQIALKKVISYKKMIKLQIAERDFNRQLFRRYKNRKSKDKK; encoded by the coding sequence ATGAATAAAAAAACATACATATTTACACTTATTTTTTCGCTACTTATAAGTATGCAACTATTTTCGCAAGAAAGAGGAAGCAATCAAAAAATTAAAGCTTTAAAGGTTTCTTATATTACAGAAAAACTAGTATTAACACCAGCAGAAGCTGCTAAATTTTGGCCTGTATATAACAAGTTCGAGAAAGAACGCTATCAATTATATCATGTAGAAAGAGCTAAAATGAAAAAGAAGATTGAAGTTTTAGGCGGAATTGATAAATTAACAGAAAAACAAGCTGAAGCTTTTACAAAAGACATGCTTGCTTTAGAAAAGTTAGATTATGATACAAATGTTAGATATCAAATTGCTCTTAAAAAAGTAATTTCTTACAAGAAAATGATAAAATTACAAATCGCAGAAAGAGATTTTAATAGACAACTCTTTAGAAGATATAAAAACCGAAAATCAAAAGATAAAAAATAA
- a CDS encoding HAD family hydrolase: protein MYKKIKVIAFDADDTLWVNETYFREAEQQFAKLLAAYETENKIDQELFKTEIKNLSIYGYGVKGFMLSMVESALEISNYKISQQKIAQVLQIGKEMLEKPIELLDGVEGVLKSLYGKYKLIVATKGDLLDQERKLEKSGLLKYFHHIEVMTDKKEADYQKLISHLDIKSKQLLMIGNSLKSDILPLVNIGASAIHVPFHTTWAHEEVSTKEQSITDYKTVKKLSEIRTFL from the coding sequence ATGTATAAAAAAATAAAAGTAATCGCTTTTGATGCTGATGATACGCTTTGGGTAAACGAAACGTATTTTAGAGAAGCAGAACAACAATTTGCGAAATTATTAGCTGCGTATGAAACAGAAAATAAAATAGATCAAGAATTGTTTAAAACCGAAATCAAAAATCTTTCTATTTATGGTTATGGTGTAAAAGGATTTATGTTGTCTATGGTAGAAAGTGCTTTAGAAATCTCGAACTATAAAATCAGTCAACAAAAAATAGCACAGGTCTTACAAATTGGGAAAGAAATGCTAGAAAAACCAATCGAATTACTTGATGGAGTTGAAGGTGTTTTAAAATCATTATATGGAAAGTATAAATTAATTGTTGCTACAAAAGGCGATTTGTTAGACCAAGAACGGAAATTAGAAAAATCTGGGTTGTTAAAATATTTTCATCACATAGAGGTGATGACGGATAAAAAAGAAGCAGATTATCAGAAATTAATATCACATTTAGATATTAAATCCAAACAATTATTAATGATTGGAAATTCGTTAAAATCAGATATTCTTCCGTTGGTAAACATTGGTGCCTCAGCAATTCACGTTCCGTTTCATACAACTTGGGCGCATGAAGAAGTTTCTACAAAAGAACAATCAATAACAGACTATAAAACAGTAAAAAAATTATCAGAAATACGTACTTTTCTTTAG
- a CDS encoding iron-containing alcohol dehydrogenase family protein, giving the protein MSFRNFPMVPRVVFGRGCFNQLDEILTPERTSEKAPFIFIVDDVFKGNDWLISRIPLHFNDKIIYVSAEEEPKTKYVDGYRDDLVAEFDEIPSGIIGIGGGTMLDYAKAIALMLTNPGSSADYQGWDLVKKQGVYHVGIPTISGTGAEVSRTTVLTGPERKLGMNSDYTPFDQVVLDPELCKDVPTNQWFYTGMDCYIHCIESLTGTFLNTFSQSYGEKSLDLCRKVYIEKDIRDEESQDELMMASWHGGMSIAYSQVGVAHAMSYGLSYLLGTKHGIGNCIVFDQLEEFYPEGVAEFKLMVKKHNIDIPKGLCKNLTDKEFDTMIDVSLSLVPLWENALGKDWQKTITRKKLRTMYEKM; this is encoded by the coding sequence ATGAGTTTTAGAAATTTCCCAATGGTTCCTCGCGTAGTTTTCGGTAGAGGATGTTTTAATCAATTAGATGAAATTTTAACACCAGAACGTACAAGCGAAAAAGCACCATTTATCTTTATTGTTGATGATGTTTTTAAAGGAAACGACTGGTTAATCAGTAGAATTCCGTTGCATTTTAATGATAAAATTATATACGTTAGTGCAGAGGAAGAGCCAAAAACAAAATATGTTGATGGTTATAGGGATGATTTAGTTGCTGAGTTTGATGAAATTCCGTCTGGAATTATCGGAATTGGTGGAGGAACGATGTTAGATTACGCAAAAGCAATTGCTTTGATGTTAACAAATCCAGGAAGTTCTGCAGATTATCAAGGCTGGGATTTGGTTAAAAAACAAGGAGTATATCATGTTGGGATTCCAACAATATCTGGAACAGGAGCAGAGGTTTCTAGAACCACAGTTTTAACTGGACCAGAACGTAAATTAGGAATGAATTCTGATTATACACCATTTGATCAAGTAGTTTTAGACCCAGAATTATGTAAAGATGTTCCAACAAACCAATGGTTTTACACAGGAATGGATTGTTATATACATTGTATAGAATCGCTAACAGGAACTTTTTTAAACACATTTAGTCAGAGTTACGGAGAGAAATCGTTGGATTTATGTAGAAAAGTATATATAGAAAAAGACATTCGTGATGAAGAAAGTCAAGACGAATTAATGATGGCTTCTTGGCATGGAGGTATGAGTATTGCATATTCTCAAGTTGGAGTTGCACATGCTATGAGTTATGGACTTTCGTATCTTTTAGGAACTAAACACGGAATCGGAAACTGTATTGTTTTTGATCAATTAGAGGAGTTTTACCCAGAAGGAGTTGCAGAATTTAAACTAATGGTTAAAAAGCACAATATTGATATTCCTAAAGGATTGTGTAAAAACCTAACAGACAAAGAGTTTGATACAATGATTGATGTTTCTTTAAGTTTAGTTCCACTTTGGGAAAACGCTTTAGGTAAAGATTGGCAAAAAACAATCACAAGAAAAAAATTAAGAACGATGTATGAAAAAATGTAA